From the genome of Symphalangus syndactylus isolate Jambi chromosome 13, NHGRI_mSymSyn1-v2.1_pri, whole genome shotgun sequence:
GCAGGGAGGGCTGGCCCAGATCAGAGACAGCAAACTCAGTTGATAAGCTGTGACTAAGAGGGCCACAGGAAACGCTATATTTGGGTAGAAGTGATATGATGTAGCTGTGAAGAGGAGGGGCACAGGTCCAGAGGACCCTTGGAGTGGGAGCGGTATACTGCACGCGTGTCTGTTCAGCGGGTGTcttggggttgatttttttttttttcttgagattgggttttgctctactgcccaggttggagtgcagtgctacgatctcagctccctgcagcccccacctcctgggcccaagctgtcctcccactttTTCAgcttttcaagtagctgggactacaggtgtgcaccaccacacttggcctgaattgatttcttttttctttttgagacggagtctcgcactgtcgcccaggctggattgcagtggtgtgatctcggctcactgccagctccgcctcctgggttcacgccattctcctgccacagcctcccgagtagctgggacaacaagtgcctgccactacgcctggctaattttttttgtatttttagtagagatgaggtttcactgtgtgttggccaggatggtctcgatcttctgaccttgtgatccacccgccttggcctcccaaagtgctgggattaccggcctgagccactgcgcccggctctttttttttttttttttttgaaacggtgtctcgctctgtcgtccaggctggagtgcagtggcgcgatctcggctcactgcaagctccgcctccctggttcaagcgattctcctgcctcagcctcccaagtagctgggattacaggcgtgtgccaccacgcccagctaatttttgtatttttagtacagacggggtttcaccatgttggccaggatggtctcatctcctgagcttgtgatccacccacctaggactctcacagtgctgggattacaggtgtgtgagccactgtgcccggtgagTTGGTTTGTTAAAAGGACTCgaggctgggtgttgtggctcatgcctgtactcccagcactttgggaggccaaggtgggcggatcagttgagatcaggagttcgagaccagcctggccaacatggcaaaaccctgtctctactaaaaatacaaaaattagccaggcaaggtggtttatgcctattgtcccagctactcaggaggctgaggcaggagcatcacttgaacctgggaggcagaggttgtagtgagttgagatcacaccatggcattccagcctgggcgacagagtgagactctgtctcgataaaataatttaaaaataataataaaaggacttGAGGGATGTATTCATTGGAAAAATCAGATTTAGATtacctttgctttttccttctcacTTTCCAGTTAGTTTTCttgctttcattaaaaaaaaaaaaaaaaatcagtttagatTGCTTGTAACTAAAGTGCTTTTGATGGCAGCTGTAACCGATTCTCCTTGGCCTGGGCTGCTCTGGGGCATCCTGCTCACCCTTAGCTTCAGTCCTTGGGACAGAGATGAACTGAGAATGGAAACCTCCCCACCATGGCCAGAAAGACAACTTGTGAATGTACAGATCACCCTTTCGGGTCCTTGATCTGGGTGTTGGAGCAAAGGCTCCATCCTCAAGGTCTCTGGCTTGCAGCCAGTGCTCATAGCCTGTTGCTGCACTGGTCCAGGCCTTATCACATGACTGCCTTTCCAGAAGAGGGGCATTGCCAAGGTGGGGGACATAGCCAGTGCGCTGGAATTTGGCACGAGTCTTCGAAGAGACCTGCTCAGCTTTGCTGTGGTTATTGTGGACCCAGGTACCTAATTCCCTAAGAGTATATACCAAATACGGGGTCTTGAGTGGTTCTCAATGAGACCTGACTCACATTAGTCAGACTCTTGAATAACCAGGACAGTTGCTGTACATCCTGTCTTCTCTCCCCAGGGCTGTCAGCCTCACTCCATCCCTGGAAATATTGGAGGGGGTGGTCACAGGCTGAGAAGGAACATTTGTGTTCTTTTAGGAACCAGTGACCTTCAAGGACGTGGCTGTGGACTTCACCCAAGAAGAGTGGGGGCAGCTGGACCTTGTTCAGAGGACCCTGTACCGTGATGTGATGCTGGAGACCTATGGTCACCTGCTCTCTGTGGGTAAGGCAGGTGCTGCCCAAGTAAATGAAGCTGTTCCCGTGGTAATGCCTTCAGCTGCTCCATGTTTAGAAGCTCATTGCAGGGGCGAGGGTGGTGGCTCAGAAGAGCTGAGATGATCTTGGCCCCTGAGGTTCAGGAATGAAACTCCTAATGCTTACAGAGCATGGAGTGGGAAGGACCTTGCATATTCTGCCCAGGTTGAGAAGTCACAGGGAGGAATAGGCAAGAGAAGCTTTCTTTGGCTGTCCTGAAGCCTCATGACATGAGTTCCATGCTTTTCCTCCACGCATAGGAAATCAGATTGCCAAGCCTGAGGTCATCTCCCTGTTGGAGCAAGGAGAAGAGCCGTGGTCAGTGGAACAGGCATGTCCTCAACGCACTGGTCCAGGTGAGGGCAGACCCCAGGCTGAACAAGGAACTTCCCCCCAAGCCCTCTTTGTTGAGAAATGGGATAAGGCCATGAAGAATTACCTTCCTCAGATACATTTAGAATTCCTTCTATGGAGCTttcttctcttgctgcttttgatTTAGAGCAAAGAAGCACCACCATCCTAGTAAGGTAGCCATTTTCATGTGCTGCAGTTTCCCTCCCTCGCTGTCGGCTCTCTTGATGGCTTCTGTTTTCTGCGGTCCCTTCCTCTAAGGTCACCTCTTATCCACGTAGCtacttaaaatgttttccttattTCCTCTATTGCCAAACTTGTAACCTATAGCTATAGATACTTATTTCCAAAAAAATAGGTTTTTTGGGCTTTgtggtttgttttgagacagagtctcactctgtcacccaggctggagtgcagtggtgcgatctcggctcactgcaacctctgtctcccgggttcaagcaattctcccacctcagcctcctgagtagctgggattacaggcacccgtcaccacgcccggctagtttttgtgtttttagtagagatggggtttcaccatgttggccgggttggtctcgaactcctgacctcaagtgatccgcccacctcgggctcccaaagtgctgggattacaggcatgagccaccgttcctggcttgggcttttgttctttcttacttAGATCTTCTTGGATACcaaacaaaatagatttttaaaatatatgtaatgttCAAATATCTGAAAGCTACTTAAAATGtgtaagctaaaaaaaaaaaatttcctttattaaaaaaattatctgggctttatggtgcatgtctgtggtcctggctactcagggggctgaggggaggattgcttcagcctgggatgTTGAGagtgtagtgagctgtgatttcaccactgcactccagcctgagtgacagagcaagaccctgtctcaaaaacaacaccaAAAATAACTCATTTATACTTCCTGCTCTTACTCACATTACTGTTATTCCCCCAAAACACAGATACACAGAGGCATACACACAGGTAACAACTTTTCTTTTACTATAAAATCTAGAGTTATTTTCTTGGTAGTTgccctggggattacaattaacatcttttgagacaaggtcttgctgttctgcccaggccggagtgcaatagcacaatcttgaCTTGCGATGCAACCTCTGCATCGCAAGCttaggcagtcctcccacctcagcctcccaggtagctgggactacagccatgcactGTCATgctcagttaattaaaaaaaaaaaaaaaaaatttttttttttgtagatgtctcaccatattgcccaggctagtcttgaactcctgtgcacaaataatcctcctgccttggcctcccaaagtgctgagattataggtgtgagccaccacacctagccctaCAATTAACATCTTAATTTAAGACAATGTAGTTTGGATTAATACTAGTTTAATATTAACAGTATACCAAAACTTTGTTTGTGTATAGCTCTGCCCTCTTTTCTTTTATGCTGTTttgtcacaaattacatctttatacattgtgTGTTCATGAatatagatttataattattgctttatgcaGTTGTCTTTTAACAGACTGAAAAAAAGGAGCTAGAAACAAGAATTGTGCTTATATTGTCTTTTTATACTTATGTAGCTATCTTTATTGCTGTTTTTAATTTGAGTTACTGttgaatgttctttcatttcagcctgagGGACTCACTTTagcatttccattttgatttttgagatagaaaagacactcggttgcccaggctagagtgcagtggcatgatcatggctcactgtagtctcaaccttgtaggctcgagtgatcctcccatgtcagcctcctgagtagctgggactataggtgcacacaaccacacctcactatgttgcctaggctggacttgaactcctgatctcaagtgatgcccccgcctcagcctctcaaagtgctgggattacaggcgtgagtcactatcCCCAGCCAGCATTTCCTATAGGACAGGCTTGCTAACAGCGAACTGCGGtgttttgtttatctggaaatctcttgatttctccttcatttttgaaggataattttactgGGTGTAGAATTCTTGATTGTcatgtttttttgtctttctttctggcCTGAATCGTTTCTGAGAAACAAGCTGTTAATCTTATTGAAGATCCCTTGTATGTGAtgagtttcttctctctttctgctttcaGGATTCTctctttggcttttattttattttatttattgattgattgagacggagtcttgctctgtcgcccaggctggagtgcagtggtgcaatcttggctcactgcaacctctgcctcccaggttcaagcgattctcctgcctcagcctcccgagtagctggcactacaggcgcgtgccaccatgcccagctaattttttttttttttttttttttttgtatttttagtagagggagcgtttcaccgtgttagccaggatggtctcgatctcttgacctcgtgatccgcccacctcggcctcccaaagtgttgggattataggtgtgagccaccgctgcGACCCTAGTTTAATTATTATGGGTGTGCATATAGTCTTCTAGGTTGGAGCTTCTCAAAGTCCCTATAGACATCTCATTCCTCAGCTCTTTCATTCTATCTTTTTGACTCGTGTGTTTTGGGTCCCACCTGTTTGCCATCACCTCAGGCAATGGTGACTTTAAAACATTACCTGTAAATGTTAGGAAAGTACCTCCTCCCTAGAGGCTTTTTAACACTATGAGAGTTCTCTGTCAGGCAAAATAAAGACCAGCTTTTCCAGTGGAGTCTTCCAGGGAGCCACCAGGTAGGTCTAGTAATGACTGTTCTTTGGGAATGAGGCTTTGAAAaagctccagctttgttctgctcACTGAAGTACCAGAAGTGGGGGCTGTCATTTTCCAAGGCTGTTACTGAGCCAGAGATGGGACCAGGGTAAGTTAAAATGCCATATAGCTCACTGTTcttattaaaatttacttttctagAATAAATGTTTCCTGGTTGCtgcaaggctttttttttttttttttttttttttttttgagacggagtctcgctctgtcgcccaggctggagtgcagtggtgcaatctcggctcactgcaagctccacctcccgggttcacgccattctcctgcctcagcctctccgagtagctgggactacaggcgcccgccaccacgcccggctaattttttgtatttttagtagagacggggtttcaccgtggtctcgatctcctgacctcgtgatccacccgcctcggcctcccaaagtgctgggattacaagcgtgagccaccgcgcccggccaaggcttttgttaattttgtttttttgtgtttttttttgttattgtttttgtttttgttttgagatggactcactctgtcacccaggctggagtgcagtggtgtgatctcagttcactacaagctcctcctcccaggttcacgccattctcctgcctcagcctcccaagtagctgggactactggcacccgacaccacacccggctaattttcttgtatttttagttgagtcggggtttcaccgtgttagccaggatggtctcgatttcctgacctcgtgatccgcccgcctcaaatcccaaagtgttggattataggagtgggccactgcgcccgcccTAGGCTTTGGTtaatttacataattttgaaaaattgcctTCTGACGGTTTTGCCAGTTTTTTAGTTGGTTTTACAGAGTGGTGAAATTTTAGATGTCTTTACTTGGCCATTTTCACTGACATTCTGCCCCAGGTAATCACTTTTAGTAATTTCTGTTACATGCATAACAGAGTTTCTTTATGCAACTACAAGCATGTAGGAATTCGTAGTTATTTTTCACGTTTTCAACAGTAGGATAGTATACacattatcttattatttttggCAATGTGCCACAGCCTCTTCTTGAGTCCTGAAGTTGGATTACCTTCCACCCAGTCTAATGGAGGGGACTTTTGTGGAGAATCTCACCAGTTGTTTTCTATTCAGATTGGAAACTTTCACCTAAGAGCTCATGAATTCCAGGAGCTTTAATTCTTCTACCTTCAGTGCTGCCCATTCTTAGTTACCATCCAGAGCCCTGCAATTCCAGCACCTCTGTCCTGACACTTCTCCCGTTTTACAAAGCATCTCAGCTGTCTCCTTGATTACAGCCGACAGAACCAGTAATCTTGTCTCTGCTTTCTCCCATCTTCCTGAGGTGTATTTCTGCATGTCCCCTAAGCTGGAGATTGAGAAGTTGTCTTGACTTCGAGCTCTTTCCTCTCCAAGAAGTAATCTCTCTTCTAACTCCCAAGATTTTCTTCCTCTGAAATGTTAGTTATGTCATTCAGCTTCCATCATCACTCTCACAGTCCGGCCCCTTTCTCATAAAATTCCAGCCCAAGTCGATGAGGAAATTCTCACTTGTTATTAGCCACCTCACGTATTATTTCTAGATTTATATCCCTGAAATCTTTCATTACGAGATCCCTGTCAGTAAACTTACAGTGATTCTAATTGCCTTGTAACAAAACAACTGGATTTCAAAaccttctattttttctattgtttctctCATTTCCTGAATAGCTCCTGGAGTTTATTCAGCAGGTATCCTTATCTTCCTCCTCACACACTGGTCACGCCATGCATGCCTTTGCTCATGCTGAGTGACTAGTCAGTCTGTACCCAGGTCGTGCTTCAAGGCTGAGCTCATGTTGTTTCTCTTGTGTGAACCATCCTTGATCACTTCAGTTAGTGCTGATCTCCTTTTTTGATCTCCCACCCACTTAGCATCTGTTTTATAACCCCACCATCACAgagtgatatttctttttcttttatttatttattttttgagacggagtttcgcccttgttgcccaggctggagtgcagtggtgtgatcttggctcactgcaacctccacctcccgggttcaagcaattctcctgtctcagcctcctgagtagctgggattacaagcacctgccaccacgcccggctaatttttttgtatttttttagtagagacagggttttaccatgctggccgggctggtcctgaactcctgacctcgggtaatccacccacctcagcttcccaaagtgctgggattacaggcatgagctaccgcgcccagcctcagagTGATATTTCATGTATATTCATCACCATTTGGTAGGATCTGTCTTCACATAGATTCTGACTTCCAGGGAGACCGTACTTTCTTGCCTTGTCTCTGGTGCCGGAAACTCAGTAGACTACAAGTACTGAGTGAGTATAAAGTTGGACAAGAACTGTTCATTTGGTTTTTCAGTTGGTCTTTCATTTGGTCAGGGAATTGGTCAGCTTCCATTTGTAAAAGCTTTTACTGGAaggatttaaaaatctatatgaaGATAATTCAGTAACTTTTAAGAGCTGAGCTTGAAATTGATAATAAATGCCAGTTGTTGTGCAGAGTAGAACCTCTGTTATAATTAGGTCGTGGGGGCCAGGGATGggggctcacatttgtaatcccagtgctttgggaggccaaggtgggaggattatttgagcccaggaatttgagaccatcctgggcaacatggcgggaCCCTGtcactataaaaaatttaaaaacatttagccaggcatggttgtgtgtacaggattcatgcctgtagtcctattacttggaaggctgaggtgggaggattgcctgagcccagtaatttgagattacagtgagctatgacggtaccactgcactcctgcctgagtgagaccctgtctcaaaaaaattaaacaaaaaataatggacTTGGGTGGTAAAAGGGGGGAAATTACAtacagtaaagagaaaaaaagaagcagagagagagggcaGGGTCTAGTTCTTGTTGGGACCTGCCTGGGGCTTTAGACCCTGTGGCAATCTGGATAATGACTTCCCCCACAAAGATATCTGCATCCTAATCTCCAGAATTTGTGAATGGGGCACCTTGTATGGCAAAAGGGACCTTCAGATGAGAGTAAATTAAGGATCTTGCTgtggggagattattctggattgtCTGAGTGGATTCTAAATGTACTCACAAGGGTCCTTTTATAAGATTGTGGTGGGAGGGTCAGAGACCCGGGGAGGATGTGatgacagaagcagaggttggagtgatgagCTTTGCAGGTGGAGGAAGGAGCTGTGAGCCACGGAATTGGGGCAGCTTCTAGAACATGGAGAGGGCAAAGATATGGTGGATTCCTTAGAGCTTCTGGAGGGAGCACAACCCGGCCAATAACTccattttagcccagtgaaagcCATTctggacttctgacttccagaacggTAAGATCATAAATTTGTATTACCTTAAGTCACTAAAtgtttggtaatttgttacaatagCAGAAAGAAACTAATATAGCCTCCTTTTGTTGTTAGAGGACTGATGCTTCAGCAGTGATAATAGGCAGCTTCTGTGTATTAAACTTGCCAGGAGTTTGGCTGGATTCTGAGTCTCATTAGTCATCAGAAAAGTTCTCTAAGGATAGCAGCAGGGCCATTGTTCAAATATAGATTAGCAGACTGTAACTCCTGTGTCTGTTTTTTCACACTATGCTGCCTTCCTAGTCCATCTATCATTGCTCTAAAAATATTCTGTGGTGGATAGAAGTGTAACTTTAGGGGTATCCATAAACTCTGGTGATGTTTGCCCTTTGGGTTGGTGGATCTTGTGTGATTGACTGGATTCTATGACATAGGAAACAAAGCATTTTGTCATAGATAACATCCTGGCTTGACCTCGCGTGGTGATACTCTCTAAACACCCCTCTCCTCCTTTTTTCTGCATTTGTCGAGATATGGGAGTAGAAGGACGTTATAATACAGAAGTGAGTTAGAGCACGCATAATGTAAACATTACTTGCTAAAGGCCTTGTGTGCTCATCTACCTACCTTTTGTTAAGATGAaaggctttattctttttttttcttttttaaccttaaTAACATTCACTGAGTCCTTTTGTCAGGGGTCTTCAAGACCACCCCCAGGTTCACTGATTCACTATGAGGACTTATAGGACTCAAAAGTCATTATACTCAGGATTAtggtttattacagtgaaaggataCAAAGCAACATCAGCAAAGGAAAAAGGTGCATGAGGTTAGACCAGGTGCAAGCTTCCAGTAGCGTACATGGGGCACACATAATTCCTCCAGCAAGGAGTTGTGACAACACGTGTGAAATGTCTACTAGGAAACTTGCGTGAGTCTAGGAGTCCAGTGTGTTTATTGAGAGGTTGCTCATCCAGGCACACAGTGCCTGCGTGACTCACTGCAATCACTGAAACTCCAGACCACCCTGAGGGAAAGCAGGTGATCACTATGAATGACACTGTTTGCACACATATCTAAATAAGTTGGTAAATGTGCTTCAATACCTTGAACATGCAAAACACTCTTACTAGTTAGAACATTCCAAGGTCTTAATTCCTAGGAGTTGGCTAAGGGCCAGTTAGGAAACAGGCTACCTTTGCAAGGTTTGAGCACGTCAGGCCTGCAGAGTTAACTCTTTcttgcacattctttttttttttttttttttttatttgagacggagtatcgctttgttgcgcaggctgaagtgcagtggcgtgatcttggctcactgcaagctccgcctcccaggttcacgccattctcctgcctcagcctcctgagcagctgggactacaggcactcgccaccacgcctggctaattttttgtatttttagtagagacagggttttactgtgttagccaggatggtctcgatctcctgacctcgtgatctgcccgcctcggcctcccaaagtgctaggattacaggcgtgagccaccgcatccggcctctTTCTTGCACATTCTTATCCTCGTCTTCCTTTTCATGGAAAGTACTTTTAAATGGTTTCATTAGTTTTTAGTACACATTTTGTATTCTGGTTAACTGTTGTTTACTTTTCACTATTCTTTTCCCTATTATGATCTTTCTCTGAGTTCTAAGTCTGGACTTGAAAACAAATTTATACTAGTCTTTTTGATAATATAGACAGTAAATCTCACCATTCCCACTTCATTCtaatgtctttctctttctctatgcTCTCATAgctttttttctgtctgtttcaGAATGGGTGAGAAATCTTGAAAGCAAAGCACTGATCCAAGCCCAGAGCATTTTTGAGGAAGAACAATCCCATGGCATGAAGTTGGAAAGATATATTTGGGATGATCCTTGGTTCTCCAGGTTAGAAGTTTTGGGATGTAAAGACCAATTAGAAATGTACCACATGAACCAGAGTACAGCTATGAGGCAAATGGTCTTCATGCAAAAGCAAGTACTATCCCAGAGAAGCTCTGAATTCTGTGAACTTGGGGCAGAGTTTAGCCAGAACTTAAACTTTGTTCCATCTCAGAGAGTTTCTCAGATAGAACATTTCTATAAGCCTGATACACGTGCTGAAAGTTGGAGATGTGACTCAGCCATAATGTATGCAGATAAGGTTAcctgtgaaaataataatgattatgaCAAAACTGTTTATCAGTCCATTCAACCTGCAAGAATACAAACTGGAGATAATCTTTTCAGATGTACTGATGCTGTTAAATCTTTCAATCATATAATACATTTTGGTGATCATAAAGGAATTCACACAGGAGAAAAACTCTATGAATATAAGGAATGCCATCAAATCTTTAACCAGAGCCCATCATTTAATGAACACTCAAGGCTTCATGTTGGAGAAAACCAGTATAATTACAAAGAATATgagaatatcttttatttctcatcCTTTATGGAACATCAAAAAATTGGTACTGTAGATAAAGCGTATAAATACAATGAATGGGAGAAAGTCTTTGGGTATGACTCATTCCTTACTCAACATACAAGCACTTACACTGCAGAGAAACCCTATGACTACAATGAATGTGGGACGTCTTTCATCTGGAGCTCTTACCTTATTCAACATAAGAAaactcatactggagaaaaaccctatgaatgtgataaatgtggaaaagtttttaGGAATCGTTCAGCCCTTACGAAACATGAACGGACTCACACTGGAataaaaccctatgaatgtaataaatgtggaaaagccttcagCTGGAATTCTCATCTTATTgtacataagagaattcatacaggAGAAAAACCTTACGTTTGTAATGAGTGTGGGAAATCTTTCAACTGGAACTCTCATCTTATTGGACATCAGAGGactcatacaggagagaaacctttTGAATGTACTGAATGTGGGAAATCATTCAGCTGGAGCTCCCATCTTATTGCCCATATGAGAATgcatactggagagaagcccttTAAATGTGATGAATGTGAAAAAGCTTTTAGGGACTACTCAGCCCTTAGTAAACATGAAAGAACTCATTCTGGAGCAAAACCATATAAATGTACTGAATGTGGAAAATCCTTCAGCTGGAGCTCCCATCTTATTGCCCATCAGAGAACTCACACGGGAGAGAAACCGTATAACTGTCAGGAATGTGGCAAAGCATTCAGAGAACGCTCAGCCCTCACTAAACATGAGATAATTCATTCTGGAATTAAGCCCTATGAATGTAATAAATGTGGAAAATCCTGTAGCCAGATGGCTCACCTTGTTAGACATCAAAGGactcatactggagaaaaaccctatgAATGCAATAAATGTGGAAAATCCTTCAGTCAGAGCTGTCACCTTGTTGCTCATCGGAGAAttcacactggtgagaaaccct
Proteins encoded in this window:
- the ZNF606 gene encoding zinc finger protein 606 isoform X2 encodes the protein MRAGAGRRRQGGSCAFPFRAGFAPSLPSALQPEACLRPPASGRSSFSGRTGLGELCCTSAPRSFVSEAAPGAPKRTPGPDLGAGQKPNAPGWATPSLLRRLQGGPPAASQVGICSVPGQVPGQSVLGMAAINPWASWGALTDQSWGMTAVDPWASWALCPQDPAWHVEGRLEEGTRATGLPAAQVQEPVTFKDVAVDFTQEEWGQLDLVQRTLYRDVMLETYGHLLSVGNQIAKPEVISLLEQGEEPWSVEQACPQRTGPEWVRNLESKALIQAQSIFEEEQSHGMKLERYIWDDPWFSRLEVLGCKDQLEMYHMNQSTAMRQMVFMQKQVLSQRSSEFCELGAEFSQNLNFVPSQRVSQIEHFYKPDTRAESWRCDSAIMYADKVTCENNNDYDKTVYQSIQPARIQTGDNLFRCTDAVKSFNHIIHFGDHKGIHTGEKLYEYKECHQIFNQSPSFNEHSRLHVGENQYNYKEYENIFYFSSFMEHQKIGTVDKAYKYNEWEKVFGYDSFLTQHTSTYTAEKPYDYNECGTSFIWSSYLIQHKKTHTGEKPYECDKCGKVFRNRSALTKHERTHTGIKPYECNKCGKAFSWNSHLIVHKRIHTGEKPYVCNECGKSFNWNSHLIGHQRTHTGEKPFECTECGKSFSWSSHLIAHMRMHTGEKPFKCDECEKAFRDYSALSKHERTHSGAKPYKCTECGKSFSWSSHLIAHQRTHTGEKPYNCQECGKAFRERSALTKHEIIHSGIKPYECNKCGKSCSQMAHLVRHQRTHTGEKPYECNKCGKSFSQSCHLVAHRRIHTGEKPYKCNQCERSFNCSSHLIAHRRTHTGEKPYRCNECGKAFNESSSLIVHLRNHTGEKPYKCNHCEKAFCKNSSLIIHQRMHSGEKRFICSECGKAFSGHSALLQHQRNHSEEKLN
- the ZNF606 gene encoding zinc finger protein 606 isoform X1 — its product is MRAGAGRRRQGGSCAFPFRAGFAPSLPSALQPEACLRPPASGRSSFSGRTGLGELCCTSAPRSFVSEAAPGAPKRTPGPDLGAGQKPNAPGWATPSLLRRLQGGPPAASQVRPGRASAASRPRRSCGGNLGRELWKQVGICSVPGQVPGQSVLGMAAINPWASWGALTDQSWGMTAVDPWASWALCPQDPAWHVEGRLEEGTRATGLPAAQVQEPVTFKDVAVDFTQEEWGQLDLVQRTLYRDVMLETYGHLLSVGNQIAKPEVISLLEQGEEPWSVEQACPQRTGPEWVRNLESKALIQAQSIFEEEQSHGMKLERYIWDDPWFSRLEVLGCKDQLEMYHMNQSTAMRQMVFMQKQVLSQRSSEFCELGAEFSQNLNFVPSQRVSQIEHFYKPDTRAESWRCDSAIMYADKVTCENNNDYDKTVYQSIQPARIQTGDNLFRCTDAVKSFNHIIHFGDHKGIHTGEKLYEYKECHQIFNQSPSFNEHSRLHVGENQYNYKEYENIFYFSSFMEHQKIGTVDKAYKYNEWEKVFGYDSFLTQHTSTYTAEKPYDYNECGTSFIWSSYLIQHKKTHTGEKPYECDKCGKVFRNRSALTKHERTHTGIKPYECNKCGKAFSWNSHLIVHKRIHTGEKPYVCNECGKSFNWNSHLIGHQRTHTGEKPFECTECGKSFSWSSHLIAHMRMHTGEKPFKCDECEKAFRDYSALSKHERTHSGAKPYKCTECGKSFSWSSHLIAHQRTHTGEKPYNCQECGKAFRERSALTKHEIIHSGIKPYECNKCGKSCSQMAHLVRHQRTHTGEKPYECNKCGKSFSQSCHLVAHRRIHTGEKPYKCNQCERSFNCSSHLIAHRRTHTGEKPYRCNECGKAFNESSSLIVHLRNHTGEKPYKCNHCEKAFCKNSSLIIHQRMHSGEKRFICSECGKAFSGHSALLQHQRNHSEEKLN
- the ZNF606 gene encoding zinc finger protein 606 isoform X3 translates to MAAINPWASWGALTDQSWGMTAVDPWASWALCPQDPAWHVEGRLEEGTRATGLPAAQVQEPVTFKDVAVDFTQEEWGQLDLVQRTLYRDVMLETYGHLLSVGNQIAKPEVISLLEQGEEPWSVEQACPQRTGPEWVRNLESKALIQAQSIFEEEQSHGMKLERYIWDDPWFSRLEVLGCKDQLEMYHMNQSTAMRQMVFMQKQVLSQRSSEFCELGAEFSQNLNFVPSQRVSQIEHFYKPDTRAESWRCDSAIMYADKVTCENNNDYDKTVYQSIQPARIQTGDNLFRCTDAVKSFNHIIHFGDHKGIHTGEKLYEYKECHQIFNQSPSFNEHSRLHVGENQYNYKEYENIFYFSSFMEHQKIGTVDKAYKYNEWEKVFGYDSFLTQHTSTYTAEKPYDYNECGTSFIWSSYLIQHKKTHTGEKPYECDKCGKVFRNRSALTKHERTHTGIKPYECNKCGKAFSWNSHLIVHKRIHTGEKPYVCNECGKSFNWNSHLIGHQRTHTGEKPFECTECGKSFSWSSHLIAHMRMHTGEKPFKCDECEKAFRDYSALSKHERTHSGAKPYKCTECGKSFSWSSHLIAHQRTHTGEKPYNCQECGKAFRERSALTKHEIIHSGIKPYECNKCGKSCSQMAHLVRHQRTHTGEKPYECNKCGKSFSQSCHLVAHRRIHTGEKPYKCNQCERSFNCSSHLIAHRRTHTGEKPYRCNECGKAFNESSSLIVHLRNHTGEKPYKCNHCEKAFCKNSSLIIHQRMHSGEKRFICSECGKAFSGHSALLQHQRNHSEEKLN